Proteins encoded by one window of Aspergillus chevalieri M1 DNA, chromosome 6, nearly complete sequence:
- the MSE1 gene encoding glutamate--tRNA ligase MSE1 (BUSCO:EOG09260XH5;~COG:J;~EggNog:ENOG410PH8U;~InterPro:IPR000924,IPR020751,IPR020058,IPR033910, IPR014729,IPR004527,IPR008925;~PFAM:PF00749;~go_function: GO:0000049 - tRNA binding [Evidence IEA];~go_function: GO:0000166 - nucleotide binding [Evidence IEA];~go_function: GO:0004812 - aminoacyl-tRNA ligase activity [Evidence IEA];~go_function: GO:0004818 - glutamate-tRNA ligase activity [Evidence IEA];~go_function: GO:0005524 - ATP binding [Evidence IEA];~go_function: GO:0008270 - zinc ion binding [Evidence IEA];~go_process: GO:0006424 - glutamyl-tRNA aminoacylation [Evidence IEA];~go_process: GO:0043039 - tRNA aminoacylation [Evidence IEA]) codes for MRRPSPGLFVRHSWVCTGCRARASYSSAANLSKSKNLPQTPARTRFAPSPTGYLHLGSLRTALFNYLLAKRTGGQFLLRIEDTDQKRTVPDAEQRLYEDLQWAGLNWDEGPTVGGPYGPYRQSERTAIYRTRAHDLVSNGHAYRCFCTSERLDSLARHRNAAGLSAGYDRQCADISPAESEERAHKGETHVVRLRANDYPMFNDLVYGKTGQNRPKSKLNMIERVWDDPILVKSDGHPTYHLANVVDDHLMDITHVIRGTEWMPSTPMHVALYNAFNWTPPSFGHVPLLVDKAGQKLSKRNADIDLSSFKDKQGLFPETLVNFAALLGWSHTEKSDIFNLEELEQIFNLKITRGNTTVAFEKLWFLQKAHAQRAAASNNLAFQDMITRLSNLVQETIPTAQLKPILQSRNIPDYIIPILHADAKSYTTAPEFLQRNATFFTTTLTRQPYIPTPANEKEPIPMNALHTAAAALSLVPDSHWTVDTHRANISSYDGCNAVPAPPNKEQPQPKDAEKARVAADKRFKKELYHYLRWALSGGAPGPGIPETMAILGRQESVKRLDEGRKLTMKLAEGEGVEKGEGSDGNNQDKAWMGSLAPR; via the exons ATGAGACGTCCCTCCCCCGGCCTATTTGTGCGCCACTCATGGGTCTGCACTGGGtgcagagccagagccagctACTCCTCTGCCGCGAATCTCAGCAAATCCAAGAACCTCCCGCAGACGCCCGCCAGGACTCGTTTTGCGCCGTCGCCTACGGGATATCTTCATCTGGGTTCTCTGCGGACTGCGTTGTTCAACTACCTTCTTGCGAAACGGACCGGGGGACAGTTTCTGCTGCGGATTGAGGATACGGATCAG AAACGGACGGTTCCCGATGCCGAACAGCGGTTATATGAGGATTTACAGTGGGCTGGGTTGAATTGGGATGAGG GTCCGACGGTTGGAGGTCCCTATGGTCCTTATAGACAG TCTGAACGAACCGCTATTTACCGTACCCGCGCCCACGACCTAGTCTCCAACGGCCATGCCTACCGCTGCTTCTGCACCTCAGAACGACTCGACTCCCTCGCCAGACACCGCAACGCTGCTGGTCTATCCGCAGGATACGATAGACAATGCGCTGACATCTCTCCAGCTGAATCCGAAGAGCGAGCGCACAAGGGCGAGACACATGTGGTTCGATTGCGGGCAAATGATTACCCCATGTTCAACGACCTAGTCTACGGCAAGACAGGACAGAACCGCCCAAAGAGCAAATTGAATATGATCGAGCGTGTCTGGGATGACCCGATCTTGGTCAAGTCTGATGGACACCCGACGTATCACCTTGCGAATGTGGTGGATGACCACCTTATGGACATTACCCATGTCATCCGCGGCACGGAATGGATGCCCTCTACGCCTATGCACGTCGCGCTGTACAATGCCTTCAACTGGACGCCTCCGAGCTTTGGCCACGTTCCTCTACTAGTCGACAAGGCTGGACAAAAACTCAGCAAGCGGAATGCCGATATCGACCTGTCATCTTTCAAAGACAAGCAGGGCCTCTTCCCAGAGACGCTGGTCAACTTTGCTGCGCTCCTGGGCTGGTCTCATACCGAGAAGTCGGACATCTTTAACCTTGAAGAATTGGAGCAAATC TTCAACCTAAAAATCACCCGCGGCAACACCACCGTCGCCTTCGAGAAACTCTGGTTCCTCCAAAAAGCACACGCCCAACGAGCCGCCGCAAGCAACAACCTTGCTTTCCAAGACATGATAACCCGCCTCTCCAACCTCGTCCAAGAGACCATACCTACCGCCCAATT AAAACCAATCCTCCAATCCCGCAATATTCCCGACTACATAATCCCGATCCTCCACGCCGACGCAAAATCCTACACCACAGCCCCTGAATTCCTACAACGCAACGCAAcattcttcacaacaactcTAACCAGACAACCCTACATCCCAACGCCCGCCAACGAAAAAGAACCAATCCCAATGAACGCTCTGCATACCGCTGCCGCAGCGTTATCCCTCGTCCCAGACTCGCACTGGACAGTCGACACGCACCGCGCGAATATCTCTTCATATGATGGGTGTAATGCTGTCCCTGCCCCTCCAAACAAAGAACAGCCGCAACCCAAGGATGCTGAGAAAGCACGCGTTGCAGCCGATAAGCGTTTCAAGAAGGAATTGTATCATTACCTGCGGTGGGCGCTTTCGGGTGGTGCCCCTGGGCCGGGGATTCCGGAGACGATGGCGATTTTGGGCCGTCAGGAGTCTGTGAAGAGGTTAGATGAGGGGAGGAAATTGACTATGAAGTTAGCggagggagaaggggttGAAAAGGGCGAAGGTTCTGATGGAAATAATCAGGATAAGGCGTGGATGGGGTCTCTTGCGCCGAGGTAA